A single region of the Brachypodium distachyon strain Bd21 chromosome 3, Brachypodium_distachyon_v3.0, whole genome shotgun sequence genome encodes:
- the LOC100823594 gene encoding haloacid dehalogenase-like hydrolase domain-containing protein At4g39970 isoform X4 has protein sequence MAPMASTSLLTPVSFPTAAATARRSFSTHRSPSGALPRLRLRPRSRRASGLAVSASAASPPLSLDALIFDCDGVILESEHLHRQAYNDAFAHFGVRCPPAADAPLDWDEAFYDDLQNRIGGGKPKMRWYFGENGWPSSKLFETPPSSDSDKEKLVDIIQDWKTERYKEIIKSGTVEPRPGVLRLMDEVKGAGIKLAVCSAATKSSVVLCLENLIGLERFNGLDCFLAGDDVKLKKPDPSIYITAAKKLGVESKNCLVVEDSVIGLQKFLSFDRQLKEQGCHV, from the exons ATGGCACCAATGGCGTCGACATCCCTTCTCACCCCCGTCTCCTtccccacggccgccgccacagctCGCCGCAGCTTCTCCACCCACCGCTCCCCCTCCGGCgccctcccccgcctccgcctccgcccccgctcccGCCGCGCGTCCGGGCTCGCCGTCTCCGCATCGGCGGCCTCCCCGCCGCTGTCGCTCGACGCCCTGATCTTCGACTGCGACGGCGTCATACTTGAGTCGGAGCACCTCCACCGGCAGGCCTACAACGACGCCTTCGCGCACTTCGGGGTCCGCTGCCCGCCCGCGGCCGACGCGCCGCTCGACTGGGACGAGGCCTTCTACGACGACCTCCAGAACCGCATTGGCGGTGGGAAGCCCAAGATGCGATG GTACTTTGGGGAAAATGGGTGGCCTTCCTCAAAGCTATTTGAGACGCCACCTTCTAGCGACTCCGATAAGGAGAAGTTAGTTGACATTATTCAG GACTGGAAAACAGAAAGATACAAAGAAATAATCAAATCTGGAACG GTGGAGCCTAGACCTGGTGTTTTACGTCTGATGGATGAAGTTAAGGGTGCG GGCATCAAGCTTGCTGTTTGCTCTGCGGCAACTAAAAGCTCAGTGGTACTGTGCCTAGAAAACCTTATTGGACTT GAACGATTCAATGGTCTGGACTGCTTCCTTGCTG GCGATGATGTTAAACTGAAGAAACCTGATCCATCAATATATATTACAGCAGCAAAG AAATTAGGTGTGGAAAGCAAGAACTGCCTTGTAGTAGAAGACAGTGTTATTGGACTACAA AAATTCCTTTCTTTTGATAGGCAGCTAAAGGAGCAGGGATGTCATGTATAA
- the LOC100823594 gene encoding haloacid dehalogenase-like hydrolase domain-containing protein At4g39970 isoform X2, whose protein sequence is MAPMASTSLLTPVSFPTAAATARRSFSTHRSPSGALPRLRLRPRSRRASGLAVSASAASPPLSLDALIFDCDGVILESEHLHRQAYNDAFAHFGVRCPPAADAPLDWDEAFYDDLQNRIGGGKPKMRWYFGENGWPSSKLFETPPSSDSDKEKLVDIIQVYLFISLAPCLIQDCLEYVCSPVPTSHLFKVNKTSVCSVIFPLLTEALVLQDWKTERYKEIIKSGTVEPRPGVLRLMDEVKGAGIKLAVCSAATKSSVVLCLENLIGLERFNGLDCFLAGDDVKLKKPDPSIYITAAKKLGVESKNCLVVEDSVIGLQKFLSFDRQLKEQGCHV, encoded by the exons ATGGCACCAATGGCGTCGACATCCCTTCTCACCCCCGTCTCCTtccccacggccgccgccacagctCGCCGCAGCTTCTCCACCCACCGCTCCCCCTCCGGCgccctcccccgcctccgcctccgcccccgctcccGCCGCGCGTCCGGGCTCGCCGTCTCCGCATCGGCGGCCTCCCCGCCGCTGTCGCTCGACGCCCTGATCTTCGACTGCGACGGCGTCATACTTGAGTCGGAGCACCTCCACCGGCAGGCCTACAACGACGCCTTCGCGCACTTCGGGGTCCGCTGCCCGCCCGCGGCCGACGCGCCGCTCGACTGGGACGAGGCCTTCTACGACGACCTCCAGAACCGCATTGGCGGTGGGAAGCCCAAGATGCGATG GTACTTTGGGGAAAATGGGTGGCCTTCCTCAAAGCTATTTGAGACGCCACCTTCTAGCGACTCCGATAAGGAGAAGTTAGTTGACATTATTCAGGTATACCTTTTTATTTCCTTGGCTCCATGTCTAATACAAGATTGTTTGGAATATGTATGTTCCCCAGTTCCCACAAGTCATCTGTTCAAGGTAAACAAGACATCTGTTTGCTCAGTCATCTTTCCACTGTTGACAGAAGCACTTGTTTTGCAGGACTGGAAAACAGAAAGATACAAAGAAATAATCAAATCTGGAACG GTGGAGCCTAGACCTGGTGTTTTACGTCTGATGGATGAAGTTAAGGGTGCG GGCATCAAGCTTGCTGTTTGCTCTGCGGCAACTAAAAGCTCAGTGGTACTGTGCCTAGAAAACCTTATTGGACTT GAACGATTCAATGGTCTGGACTGCTTCCTTGCTG GCGATGATGTTAAACTGAAGAAACCTGATCCATCAATATATATTACAGCAGCAAAG AAATTAGGTGTGGAAAGCAAGAACTGCCTTGTAGTAGAAGACAGTGTTATTGGACTACAA AAATTCCTTTCTTTTGATAGGCAGCTAAAGGAGCAGGGATGTCATGTATAA
- the LOC100823594 gene encoding haloacid dehalogenase-like hydrolase domain-containing protein At4g39970 isoform X1, whose product MAPMASTSLLTPVSFPTAAATARRSFSTHRSPSGALPRLRLRPRSRRASGLAVSASAASPPLSLDALIFDCDGVILESEHLHRQAYNDAFAHFGVRCPPAADAPLDWDEAFYDDLQNRIGGGKPKMRWYFGENGWPSSKLFETPPSSDSDKEKLVDIIQVYLFISLAPCLIQDCLEYVCSPVPTSHLFKVNKTSVCSVIFPLLTEALVLQDWKTERYKEIIKSGTVEPRPGVLRLMDEVKGAGIKLAVCSAATKSSVVLCLENLIGLERFNGLDCFLAGDDVKLKKPDPSIYITAAKKLGVESKNCLVVEDSVIGLQAAKGAGMSCIITYTPSTANQDFKDAIATYPDLSNVRFEDLRLLLQEAVVTG is encoded by the exons ATGGCACCAATGGCGTCGACATCCCTTCTCACCCCCGTCTCCTtccccacggccgccgccacagctCGCCGCAGCTTCTCCACCCACCGCTCCCCCTCCGGCgccctcccccgcctccgcctccgcccccgctcccGCCGCGCGTCCGGGCTCGCCGTCTCCGCATCGGCGGCCTCCCCGCCGCTGTCGCTCGACGCCCTGATCTTCGACTGCGACGGCGTCATACTTGAGTCGGAGCACCTCCACCGGCAGGCCTACAACGACGCCTTCGCGCACTTCGGGGTCCGCTGCCCGCCCGCGGCCGACGCGCCGCTCGACTGGGACGAGGCCTTCTACGACGACCTCCAGAACCGCATTGGCGGTGGGAAGCCCAAGATGCGATG GTACTTTGGGGAAAATGGGTGGCCTTCCTCAAAGCTATTTGAGACGCCACCTTCTAGCGACTCCGATAAGGAGAAGTTAGTTGACATTATTCAGGTATACCTTTTTATTTCCTTGGCTCCATGTCTAATACAAGATTGTTTGGAATATGTATGTTCCCCAGTTCCCACAAGTCATCTGTTCAAGGTAAACAAGACATCTGTTTGCTCAGTCATCTTTCCACTGTTGACAGAAGCACTTGTTTTGCAGGACTGGAAAACAGAAAGATACAAAGAAATAATCAAATCTGGAACG GTGGAGCCTAGACCTGGTGTTTTACGTCTGATGGATGAAGTTAAGGGTGCG GGCATCAAGCTTGCTGTTTGCTCTGCGGCAACTAAAAGCTCAGTGGTACTGTGCCTAGAAAACCTTATTGGACTT GAACGATTCAATGGTCTGGACTGCTTCCTTGCTG GCGATGATGTTAAACTGAAGAAACCTGATCCATCAATATATATTACAGCAGCAAAG AAATTAGGTGTGGAAAGCAAGAACTGCCTTGTAGTAGAAGACAGTGTTATTGGACTACAA GCAGCTAAAGGAGCAGGGATGTCATGTATAATAACATATACACCTTCAACTGCTAACCAA GATTTCAAGGATGCCATTGCAACCTATCCTGACCTTAGTAATGTGAG GTTTGAGGACCTCAGGCTGCTGCTCCAAGAAGCTGTTGTCACTGGATAG
- the LOC100823594 gene encoding haloacid dehalogenase-like hydrolase domain-containing protein At4g39970 isoform X3 → MAPMASTSLLTPVSFPTAAATARRSFSTHRSPSGALPRLRLRPRSRRASGLAVSASAASPPLSLDALIFDCDGVILESEHLHRQAYNDAFAHFGVRCPPAADAPLDWDEAFYDDLQNRIGGGKPKMRWYFGENGWPSSKLFETPPSSDSDKEKLVDIIQDWKTERYKEIIKSGTVEPRPGVLRLMDEVKGAGIKLAVCSAATKSSVVLCLENLIGLERFNGLDCFLAGDDVKLKKPDPSIYITAAKKLGVESKNCLVVEDSVIGLQAAKGAGMSCIITYTPSTANQDFKDAIATYPDLSNVRFEDLRLLLQEAVVTG, encoded by the exons ATGGCACCAATGGCGTCGACATCCCTTCTCACCCCCGTCTCCTtccccacggccgccgccacagctCGCCGCAGCTTCTCCACCCACCGCTCCCCCTCCGGCgccctcccccgcctccgcctccgcccccgctcccGCCGCGCGTCCGGGCTCGCCGTCTCCGCATCGGCGGCCTCCCCGCCGCTGTCGCTCGACGCCCTGATCTTCGACTGCGACGGCGTCATACTTGAGTCGGAGCACCTCCACCGGCAGGCCTACAACGACGCCTTCGCGCACTTCGGGGTCCGCTGCCCGCCCGCGGCCGACGCGCCGCTCGACTGGGACGAGGCCTTCTACGACGACCTCCAGAACCGCATTGGCGGTGGGAAGCCCAAGATGCGATG GTACTTTGGGGAAAATGGGTGGCCTTCCTCAAAGCTATTTGAGACGCCACCTTCTAGCGACTCCGATAAGGAGAAGTTAGTTGACATTATTCAG GACTGGAAAACAGAAAGATACAAAGAAATAATCAAATCTGGAACG GTGGAGCCTAGACCTGGTGTTTTACGTCTGATGGATGAAGTTAAGGGTGCG GGCATCAAGCTTGCTGTTTGCTCTGCGGCAACTAAAAGCTCAGTGGTACTGTGCCTAGAAAACCTTATTGGACTT GAACGATTCAATGGTCTGGACTGCTTCCTTGCTG GCGATGATGTTAAACTGAAGAAACCTGATCCATCAATATATATTACAGCAGCAAAG AAATTAGGTGTGGAAAGCAAGAACTGCCTTGTAGTAGAAGACAGTGTTATTGGACTACAA GCAGCTAAAGGAGCAGGGATGTCATGTATAATAACATATACACCTTCAACTGCTAACCAA GATTTCAAGGATGCCATTGCAACCTATCCTGACCTTAGTAATGTGAG GTTTGAGGACCTCAGGCTGCTGCTCCAAGAAGCTGTTGTCACTGGATAG
- the LOC100823594 gene encoding haloacid dehalogenase-like hydrolase domain-containing protein At4g39970 isoform X6 produces MAPMASTSLLTPVSFPTAAATARRSFSTHRSPSGALPRLRLRPRSRRASGLAVSASAASPPLSLDALIFDCDGVILESEHLHRQAYNDAFAHFGVRCPPAADAPLDWDEAFYDDLQNRIGGGKPKMRWYFGENGWPSSKLFETPPSSDSDKEKLVDIIQVYLFISLAPCLIQDCLEYVCSPVPTSHLFKVNKTSVCSVIFPLLTEALVLQDWKTERYKEIIKSGTVEPRPGVLRLMDEVKGACRASSLLFALRQLKAQC; encoded by the exons ATGGCACCAATGGCGTCGACATCCCTTCTCACCCCCGTCTCCTtccccacggccgccgccacagctCGCCGCAGCTTCTCCACCCACCGCTCCCCCTCCGGCgccctcccccgcctccgcctccgcccccgctcccGCCGCGCGTCCGGGCTCGCCGTCTCCGCATCGGCGGCCTCCCCGCCGCTGTCGCTCGACGCCCTGATCTTCGACTGCGACGGCGTCATACTTGAGTCGGAGCACCTCCACCGGCAGGCCTACAACGACGCCTTCGCGCACTTCGGGGTCCGCTGCCCGCCCGCGGCCGACGCGCCGCTCGACTGGGACGAGGCCTTCTACGACGACCTCCAGAACCGCATTGGCGGTGGGAAGCCCAAGATGCGATG GTACTTTGGGGAAAATGGGTGGCCTTCCTCAAAGCTATTTGAGACGCCACCTTCTAGCGACTCCGATAAGGAGAAGTTAGTTGACATTATTCAGGTATACCTTTTTATTTCCTTGGCTCCATGTCTAATACAAGATTGTTTGGAATATGTATGTTCCCCAGTTCCCACAAGTCATCTGTTCAAGGTAAACAAGACATCTGTTTGCTCAGTCATCTTTCCACTGTTGACAGAAGCACTTGTTTTGCAGGACTGGAAAACAGAAAGATACAAAGAAATAATCAAATCTGGAACG GTGGAGCCTAGACCTGGTGTTTTACGTCTGATGGATGAAGTTAAGGGTGCG TGTAGGGCATCAAGCTTGCTGTTTGCTCTGCGGCAACTAAAAGCTCAGTG TTGA
- the LOC100823594 gene encoding haloacid dehalogenase-like hydrolase domain-containing protein At4g39970 isoform X5: MAPMASTSLLTPVSFPTAAATARRSFSTHRSPSGALPRLRLRPRSRRASGLAVSASAASPPLSLDALIFDCDGVILESEHLHRQAYNDAFAHFGVRCPPAADAPLDWDEAFYDDLQNRIGGGKPKMRWYFGENGWPSSKLFETPPSSDSDKEKLVDIIQVYLFISLAPCLIQDCLEYVCSPVPTSHLFKVNKTSVCSVIFPLLTEALVLQDWKTERYKEIIKSGTVEPRPGVLRLMDEVKGAGIKLAVCSAATKSSVLRLYVFSPMAL; encoded by the exons ATGGCACCAATGGCGTCGACATCCCTTCTCACCCCCGTCTCCTtccccacggccgccgccacagctCGCCGCAGCTTCTCCACCCACCGCTCCCCCTCCGGCgccctcccccgcctccgcctccgcccccgctcccGCCGCGCGTCCGGGCTCGCCGTCTCCGCATCGGCGGCCTCCCCGCCGCTGTCGCTCGACGCCCTGATCTTCGACTGCGACGGCGTCATACTTGAGTCGGAGCACCTCCACCGGCAGGCCTACAACGACGCCTTCGCGCACTTCGGGGTCCGCTGCCCGCCCGCGGCCGACGCGCCGCTCGACTGGGACGAGGCCTTCTACGACGACCTCCAGAACCGCATTGGCGGTGGGAAGCCCAAGATGCGATG GTACTTTGGGGAAAATGGGTGGCCTTCCTCAAAGCTATTTGAGACGCCACCTTCTAGCGACTCCGATAAGGAGAAGTTAGTTGACATTATTCAGGTATACCTTTTTATTTCCTTGGCTCCATGTCTAATACAAGATTGTTTGGAATATGTATGTTCCCCAGTTCCCACAAGTCATCTGTTCAAGGTAAACAAGACATCTGTTTGCTCAGTCATCTTTCCACTGTTGACAGAAGCACTTGTTTTGCAGGACTGGAAAACAGAAAGATACAAAGAAATAATCAAATCTGGAACG GTGGAGCCTAGACCTGGTGTTTTACGTCTGATGGATGAAGTTAAGGGTGCG GGCATCAAGCTTGCTGTTTGCTCTGCGGCAACTAAAAGCTCAGTG TTGAGGTTATATGTCTTCTCACCTATGGCTTTATAG